Proteins from a genomic interval of Anolis sagrei isolate rAnoSag1 chromosome 1, rAnoSag1.mat, whole genome shotgun sequence:
- the MAPK1IP1L gene encoding MAPK-interacting and spindle-stabilizing protein-like translates to MSAADDFSLADALPDSSPAKNASVGSAKPAGQPPQAWPGSNPWNNTPSAPPAAPSGLPPNTSTSNVPFGPPPTGMYPSLPPGAPVPFPPPGSACPPSGPYPPPGPAPPGQYPPPNMPFPELPRPYGGPTEPAAPPPAVGPWGSMPAGGWGSSVGGQYPAPSVPYPPPGPYSAPTHTPGAAPTVPWGAVPPGAWGPSPPAPFPPPTGSYPAPGLYPTPPNPYQVPPASAGAPSMPGGPHPYR, encoded by the exons ATGTCAGCAGCTGATGACTTTTCG CTGGCAGACGCTCTCCCGGACAGTTCTCCTGCCAAGAACGCCTCCGTAGGCAGCGCAAAGCCTGCTGGCCAGCCCCCCCAAGCCTGGCCGGGTTCCAATCCCTGGAACAACACTCCCAGCGCTCCCCCCGCAGCTCCGTCCGGATTGCCTCCAAACACATCCACCTCCAACGTGCCCTTTGGACCACCTCCCACGGGAATGTATCCTTCCCTGCCCCCTGGAGCGCCggtccctttccctccccctggGTCCGCTTGCCCCCCTAGCGGTCCCTACCCACCCCCAGGTCCCGCCCCACCAGGGCAGTACCCTCCACCAAATATGCCCTTTCCAGAGCTGCCCCGACCATACGGGGGTCCAACAGAGCCGGCCGCGCCCCCTCCTGCTGTAGGGCCTTGGGGGTCCATGCCGGCCGGAGGATGGGGATCCTCTGTTGGGGGTCAGTATCCTGCTCCTAGTGTGCCCTATCCTCCCCCGGGGCCCTATTCGGCTCCGACCCACACACCGGGGGCTGCTCCGACAGTGCCATGGGGAGCTGTCCCTCCAGGAGCTTGGGGACCTTCGCCTCCAGCCCCCTTCCCCCCACCCACAGGCTCCTATCCGGCTCCAGGATTGTACCCTACGCCGCCTAATCCATACCAAGTGCCGCCCGCATCTGCCGGGGCTCCGTCCATGCCTGGTGGTCCCCAT CCTTACCGTTGA